TAATTGCTTGGCCATAGCCACGCCTAAGATTACCCCAACCATCTCGCGGTTAAACTCACGTTTTTCGCCATAGCCAGCATCTTCCATCGCTTCTTTCGCAACCACTAAACTTAATAGTTGCGATACGTCTGTGACTTCCAAAATGCTAGGTGGTATGCCAAATTCCATCGGGTTAAAATCTACCTCTGGAAGAAACCCGCCTCTTTTACAGTAGGTTTTATCTTCAGTAGTTCTAGGATTTGGATCGTAATAATCTTCGACGCTCCAGTGAGTAGAAGGAACATCAGTAATACAATCAATTTTGTTTACTATATTTTGCCAGTATTCCCGCAAATTTCTAGCTTGAGGTAATAGAGAAGCCATTCCAACAATGGCGATAGGATTGTGTTGTAATTGTCTGTTAATTTTGTTGATTGACACTGATTTATCCGATTTCATTTTTTTTCCCTCGATAGACTTAATCACAGCCTGTTCACAATTATTTATCAGGCTCTCTAACTCCGTTAAGGCAGTATCAATTGAATAAGCAGACATAGGGCATAGTTAGTACTGTGAATTGTGTAGCTACAGTAATTTCTGTTGCCTACTAATTAATGAAAAACTCTCGTTTTCTAAGCAGTTAGCTATCTTATCTTTGCTAAATGCTTGTTTCCAAATCGACAACACACGACACATACTGCCAGGGAAAAACCTGATGTTTTCAGGCGGCTTTGGCACACTGCGTAGGCGTAGCCCGTCGTAGACATCGCACAAAAATGTTATCCAACGCTAGACTCTTGAAATTGTGGCAATAGGTCAAAGACGTTGTTAAAACTGGTAAAATAGTTTTGGAGTGTAATAGCTGCTTGACCAGTGAATTTAATCCATTTGTAATGGTAAAGATTTTGAGTAATGGTATCCTACTGGGTGATGGGAACTGAGGAGTAGCTAAGAGAACAGAAACGTTTTTNNNNCCCAAAAGCATTTGATTATCTAGGCTAACCACAGCAACATAGCTGTTGTGAATGACAACGTTCTGTATCTTGTTCAATGTCATAGCCAGTTTCAACGTCCGGGATAATATATTTTATGCTATTTAAACCAGGAAAGTTGACAAGCTTGTTACACAAAAGACACCACCTTGAATCCGAATTTATGTAACTTGAACAAGTAATGAAACGGTCACAAGGTAATGACAAAGCAGTTATCTTTAGTTATTTTTAATTTAAAAATCTCAATTAAATAACTAGTTTGTTTAACTACTTTAAAGCATTGAATTAATAAAAATACTAGCATATTTTACAGAAACTAAATCATTTCTTTAAAGTTATTTCATAAACAAACATCAACAATTACTGATGTTAATTTGAATAAAAATAAGCAAAAAAGTATAATTTATGACTCTATAAATGTATGAGATATTTTGTTATCTACGTGTTAGCCATAAGTTTGTGCTGAATTAAGTTAACAATGAAAATCTGTTGTCTAGTAAATCACAATTGAATGAATACATAGATGAATTAAATATCCATAAGTATTTTTTCTCAGAGAAACATCATAATTTAGTCAAAGTTTTTGGTTATTTTTCAATATAAGTCAAGTTAAAAAGCAAGGTGGTTATTTATAAAGCAAATATTAATTTTTAGTATGTTACTTGATAAACATAATCGTGATTGCATCAGTTAGGGCGAATAGAATTCGCGGCTACACAAACAAAGTCCGCGGAGGCGGACTTGAAAAGTATTTCTCTGTGACTTTAGGCACNTTTAGATCCCCCCTAACCCCCCTTAAAAAGGGGGGAACCGGAGTAAAAGTCCCCCTTTTCAAGGGGGATTTAGGGGGATCTAAAACTTTTGATACCAATAAGAGGACTTTTCAAACATCCTCTAAGAAAAATTGAGTGTTTTAATCCCACGGAGGTGGGTTTTGTTTGTGTAGACGCGGTTTCTAACCGCCCTTTTAACTAGGTATTTTTAGATGTATGTTAACGTAACTCACCAAAGGTATAACTTCATGCATTGAATTAGTAGAATCGAAAGCAATAATAATGTCTTATAGTACACAACCTTGCTAATAATAATCTGTTAGTAATATCAAATCTGCTTAATAACTAAATATCTGTTGGTATTCAATTGCTAAACAAGAGATTAGTGACAAGTAACTTTTGCAGCATCTCATCTTACTGGGATGAAATAATTTAGTGAGAGAATCAGGATTTATGCAAAGCTTTTTGGTTGACAAAAATCAAATTTTACGCCATACTTAATGACAAGTTTATCCANATTTTAAGTTCATTTTTATTAGCGCTTCGTTGTTCTNNNGAGTTAAGTTTTCTGGTTAGCGCTATTGTATTTTACGCTACTGGATTAGATGTCAAATTAGGATATAACTTAGGAAGCTTTGAAGTAACNACTCCATTAATTTTCACGCCACAATAGTAACTTTGGGCGGTAGAAGCGTAGAACAATTCATATAAAACCAATTTAGATCCATCCACATTATTAAGGTAGAAACCCTAGAGGCAAAATCCTCTTGGTAATTTGCGGATGAGTCTATATCTAATCGACTAAATATAACCAGGCTATCTCCTAAAAAAGCAGAATTGGAATGAAAATATGGCAGTAAATAAAGAAAGCCGATTATTCACAAAACCCGTAGGCCGATCGCAAGTAATTTTAGCAGCTTCTCTAACTTTAGCGGCTGGATTAATCGCTTTTTATAGTTTGGTACCGTTTTGGTCTAAACCAAAAGTTGAGACACCACCAGCAAATTCACCAAAAGCTGCCACACCTGCAAAAGTTGCTGTGACAGCCTTGGGACGTTTGGAACCAGAAGGCGAAGTTACTTCTTTGACTGCTCCTGCTTCCAATAATGGGGTGCGAGTAGATAGACTGTTGGTGAAAGAAGGAGATGCGGTTAAAGCTGGGCAAACACTGGCCTATCTCGAAAATTATGGTCGTTCTAGAACTGCATTGCAACAGGCTTTAGACCAACTGCAAGTTGCCAAAGCTAAACTAGCGCAGGTGAAATCTGGAGGTAAAACTGGAGATATTGATGCTCAAAAGGCTGTAATTGCCCGGTTAGAGCCACAATATAAAGGGGATGTTGCTACTCAAGAAGCGACAATTGCCCGCATCCAGGCGGAAGTAGACAATGCTCAAGCCGAGAATAACCGCTATCAGCAATTATATAAACAAGGTGCGATCGCGGCTTCTGTAGCAGATAGCAAAGCTTTGCAACTAAAAACTACCCAACAGCAGCTAGCAGAAGCTCAAGCCATCCTCAAGCGAACTCAAGACACATACCAAGAACAAGTTAAGCAAGCACAAGCACAACTCACCAGTATTAGCGAAGTGCGTAGTGTAGATGTTCAAGTCGCACAAACCGAAGTCAACAGTGCAACAACATCTGTTCAACAAGCAAAAGCCGACTTGGATTTAAGTTATATAAAATCTCCCATAAATGGCAAAATTTTGAAAATTCACGCCAAAACTGGAGAAGTAATCAACACCAACAAAGGATTTGCTGAAATCGGTAAAACATCTCAAATGTATGTGATTGCAGAGGTGTATCAAACCGATGTTCAAAAAGTGCGTGTAGGACAAAAAGCCACCATTAACAGCACTGCATTTACTGGAACAATAAAAGGAACTGTCAAAGAAATTGGTTGGCAAGTTGACAAGCAAAATATCTTCAGCATAAACCCTGGTTCAGACACAGACCGCCGAATAGTTGAAGTTAAAATTTCCATCGATAATCCCGCAGATAGTGAAAAAGTTGCTCGTTTAACTAACTTACAAGTGGATGTCGCCATTCAGATTTAGTCAATTGGCAGATGTCATTCACCAATGACAAATGACAAATGACAAATGACAAATGACAAATGAAAATAAATCCATGAATTTTAAAATTCCTTTAGGATGGCTACAGCTAGCCCAGCAAAAAGTTCGTTTACTAGTAGCTGTAGCCGGAATTGGTTTTATTGTGCTGCTAATGTTTGTGCAACTTGGTTTCCAAGATGCCCTCTATTCCAGTGCAACTGCTGTACATCAAAATCTCAAAGGAGATTTATTTTTAGTTAGTTCGCAATATAAATCTTTGACCTCAAATCAAAGTTTTTCGCGGACTCGTTTATACCAATCTTTGGGGTTTGATGGCGTTGATTCAGTTAGCCCCATGTATTTGCAATTTGCCAAACTGAAAAATCCGGCTACTAGTGAGAAATATTCAATATATGTTATTGGTTTCGATCCAGGTAGACCTATGATGAATCTCCCAGAAGTGGAGAAAAATTTAGATAAACTCAAAATTCCCGATGTTGTGCTTTTTGACCGAGGTTCTCGCCCAGAGTTTGGCCCAATAGCTGAAAAATTTAATGCGGGAGAAACTGCACAGACAATTGAAATATTTCCCTACAGTTCATTAATTGGCTATAGAGTAAGAATTGGTGGTTTATTCACATTAGGCCCTTCCTTTGGGGTAGATGGAAATTTGCTTGTTAGTGACTCAACTTTTTTGAGGATAAATCCCAATACTCGTCCAGCAGATATGATTGATGTCGGTTTGATTTCCCTCAAACCTGGTGCTAATGCCGAAAAAGTACTAAAAAATTTGCAAGCAAGTTTGCCTAATGATGTCCAAGTTTTTACCCGCCAAGGCTTCATTGATTTTGAGAAACAATACTGGGCTGTCAGAACACCCATTGGTTTTATTCTTAACTTGATGTTGACAATGGCTGCGGTTGTTGGGGTGGTTATTGTTTATCAAATTCTTTACAGCAATATTGCTACACAGTTCGTTGCTTACGCCACTTTAAAAGCCATTGGTTATGCCAATAGCTACTTATTAAATGTGGTATTTCAACAAGCTTTGATTTTAGCAATTTTAGGTTATATCCCAGGATTTATTACTTCTGTTTTGTTATATAGCTTTGCGGCAGAAGCAACTAAACTACCAATAATGATGACCACTAATAATGCAGTGATTGTCTTAACTTCAACAGTTTTAATGTGCATAACATCAGGAGCGCTTGCGATTAACAAACTCCGCTCCGCAGATCCGGGAGATATTTTCTAACCAAGATAACTTGCTCAGAGTAACTTGTTAAAAACAAGCAAGTTTGTAGTAAGGACTTTAGTCCTTATTTTCTAAGCACTAAAGTGCTGAATACAAACTATCAAAACTAGCACTTTTCTTTTAATTCAAAATCCAAAATTGGTATAACCTTTACTATATGAACCTCAACAACAAAACCCTCCTAATTACTGGAATTAATGAATTTGTCGGATTGCGTACAGCCGAGTTAGCCATAGCGCAAGGGATGAAAGTTCGGGGACTACAAAGTTCTACAGAACAGAACAAACAATTACAGAATTTAGGTGTAGAGGTAATTATTGGTAGTATTACCGATTCTACTATTGCTCAAAAGGCTTGTCAGGGAGTAGATATCGTTTTACATACAGAGCAAATTGCCGAAGAAGCTGGTGCAATTAAGCATTTTCGTGAAGTCAATGTTGGCGGTACTGTCAACATGGCTAAAGCCGCTAAACAGGCTGGGGTCAAAACATTTGTGCATCTATCTAGTGTGATGGTTTACGGTTTTAACTATCCTGATGGTGTTACAGAATCCGGGCCACTTTCTGGCGAAAATAATCCCTACTGTCAAACTAAAATAGAAGCTGAAACAGCAGTATTAGAACTGAATCATCCTCCAGATTTTGGCATCATTGTTATTCGAGCTAAGCGATGTTTACGGCCCTGGAAGTATCCCCTGGATAGTCAGACCAATTCTGATGATGCGCCAAAAGTTATTTGCCTGTGCCAATGATGCTAAGGGAGTGATTAATCACGTATATATAGATAATCTGATTGATAGCATCTTTCTGGCGATAGAAAAAGAAACCTACGGTGAAATATTTAATATCACCGATGGACAAGAAACTTCGTGGAAAGAGTATTTTATGCGTTTAGCAGCAATGGAAGATTTACAAGCACCCCTTTCATTATCGAAAGATGAAATCAAGTTGTTTCTAAAGCTACGCGTTCAAGGACAAAAACTCTTTCGGAAAAAAGTTGATATATTACCAGAGTCTATAGATTTTATGACTCGTCCCTATGCTTGTTCCATTGCCAAAGCCCAAAATCTGTTAAATTATAAACCAGCAATTGACCTCGAAGAAGGAATGCAGCGAACACATGAATGGCTGCAAAAAACAGATATTCAAAGCTTGATGAAATAGTTCATAGATTTTTAGTAGTTCAGGAGTCAGGAGTCAGAATGGGCTAAACGCCCCGCTATCGCTCACAGAATGATTGGAAAATGAAACATCTGGGAGACTCTTGATTTACTTGAAATGATTCAGGTTGGTATCAAAGTATCCTGACTCCTGAATTCTGAATTCTTACCTTGCATCTACCTAACTACGATTAAGCGTAAACTAATCCACAGATTTTCCGAATACTTGTTTTCTATGAGTAGCAATCAGCCACGATTGAGCATCGGATTACCTGTATACAATGGTGAAAAATTTATCAAAGAAGCCATAGATTCACTCTTGGCTCAGACTTTTGAAGATTTTGAGCTAATTATTTCAGATAACGCATCGACAGATAAAACTGAAGAAATTTGTAGAGCTTATGCAGAGCAAGATCAACGTATTCGTTACTACCGCAATGACAAGAATATAGGTTGTGCTGGTAACTTTAATCGCGTCTTGCAACTGTCATCAGGTGAGTATTTTAAATGGGCAGCCCATGACGATCTACATTCTCCAGATTTTATCAAGAAGTGTGTCGATGTGCTTGACCAAGATCCTACCATAATCTTGTGTCACTCCCATGCATATTTCATTGATGAACAGGGGAATTTTATCCAAAATTACAATATCAAAGTCAAGGCAGATGCACTAAAACCACAGGAGCGCTTTCACGAATTACTGACCAAGCATTTATGCAATCAATGTTACGGGGTAATTCGCGCTAGTGCTTTGAAAAAAATACCGCCTATGGGTGGTTACGGTAATGCAGATGGAATTCTTTTGTTAAGACTTGGTATTCTCGGTAGGTTTTATGAAATCCCTGAATACCTGTTTTTCTTCAGAAGTCATCCGCAACAATCAATGAGTATGTTTTTCCCCAATTATTTGTTGTTAACAAATACAAATCAAAAATCATTCTTGAGTATGCTGCCTGATTTTTATGAGTATACAGTGTGGTTTGATTCAGCAAAGAAAGGACAAATTTTATTCCCACATTGGAGAATAATCTGGGAGTATATACTCTCTATATGGCGTAGTCCTTTGAGTTTGAATGAGCGGCTTTGCTGTCATAGAAGTCTACAACAGCAGTTAAAAGGGACAGAATATCTTTTGCTGAAAGATTTGCTAAGTGTGCTGCAAGTACTTTGGAAAGGTTGGAAAACAGCATTCGTTAAAGAAAAGCAAGTCATTTTTTGAAAGAGCCAGTTTACAAATAAAAGCTAGCGATCGCCAGCTTTATATCAACCCCAAAATCTGAGTTTTCACGTCATGTGGAAAAGCCAACGGAAAACCTAACCCCCAGCCCCCTTCCCTTGTAGGGAAGGGGGAGAAATCAAAGCCTCTCTCCTTGTAGGGGAGAGGTTTGGAGAGGGGTTTTCCAGATCCCGTGAAAAGTCAGCCCCAAAATCACCTATTTGACTACAAAATTATGCTGAAACTATCTCATGTTTTGCTTGCTACTTTAGTGAGCATCAGCTTTGCTAAAACAGTGAACGCAGAGCCAACTGCAACACTTAATGTTGTAGTAAATGGAATACATCACCAAAAAGGTGAGATTTGCTTCCGAGTTTATGCAAATGAAAAAGGATTTCCAATGAGTAGTACTAGTGAAGCTAAAAGTGGCTGCGCTAAGATTACTGGCACTTCTGTAAAAAAAGAATTCTCCGGTTTGAAACCTGGAACTTATGCTGTAGCTGTGGTTGACGATCAAAATGGCGATCGCAAACTCAATAAAGACTTTTTCGGTATTCCCAAAGAAGGTTTTGGGATTTCCAAAAATCCAACTGTGTCTATACAAACAGGTACACCAAAGTTTCGTGATGCCAGTTTTGTTGTAAACAAAAATACAACAGTGACCATCATCATGAAATATTCACTTGATTCGTAAAGGGAATGGGGAAAGAGGCAGGGGAGCAGCACTTCTCTACGAGAGGCTGCACTTCGACTACGCTCAGTGACCACGCCAACGGCTACGCTCAGTGACCGGGGAGCAGGGGAGCAGAGGAGAAGTTGCAGTAAGTTTTTCCCCTTTGCCTCTTGTGCCCCATGCCCAATCCCTAATTTCCAATCCATTATTCTGTCGGAGATTAAAAATTTAATGGAAGATTTGGCAATATTTCTGTCTAAGTCTTTGATGGGTTGGCTGGTTATTCAGGTGTGTTTCACGCTTGTCTTTATATGGTATCTGCGCTCGTCTAAAAAAAACTTATTACCAGACGATCAGTTACCCAAAACAGCAGTAATTCTTTGCTTACGTGGAGCCGATCCATTTTTGCCTAGATGTTTGCGATCGCTCCTAAATCAAAACTATCCACAGTATGATTTAAAGTTGATCGTTGATAGTCACGAAGATCCTGCTTGGAAAATTGCTAGTGAAACCATCACTGAGCAAGAAGCAACCAACGTTCAAATCAGCCCTTTGAGAATAGTACGTAACAGTTGTAGTCTCAAATGCAGTTCTTTAATCCAAGCTGTCCGAGAGTTGGACGACTCCTATAAGGTGGTTGCTTTAGTAGATGCTGATACTATAGTTCATCTGAATTGGCTGCGAGAATTAGTCAGTCCTCTAGGCGATGCCAAAGTAGGCGCAACAACAGGCAATCGTTGGTACGTACCAACAGGTAGCTATTGGGGTTCTTTAGTACGATACATCGGCAATGTATCCACAGTAGTGCAAATGTTTATCTTCCAGATTCCTTGGGGTGGAACTTTGGCTGTGAAAACAGAAGTGCTTCGCCAAACAGAACTGCTAGATAAGTGGGGACAAGCTTTAGGCGAAGATTTTATGATGCACGACATCCTGAAAAAACATGGTTTTCAGGTAAAGTTTGTGCCTTCGCTGCTAATAGTCAATCGCGAAGAGACTGATTTATTCAACTTAATAGACTATCTCAAGCGCCTTATCCTTTTTTCTCGACTGTATCATCCCCGTTGGTTGGCTCTTGTTAGTGAAGCTGTTTCTAGCATTTTGTTTCCGACTCTACTGAGCGTGTTAGTTCTAGAGTCGCTATTAGAGGCAAAATGGGAAGCTGCGGCTCTGTTGTTAGTCTGCTATGGAGTTTACACTGTCGGATTACTCTTGATAATGCTGGTGTTGGAATTAGAGATACAGCGAGTGGTTCACTCTAATGACCAGGCGATGCCTACCGGCAAGCCGTTCCACGTCTACGCCAAATTATCGGCTGCTACAATCATTAAAATGTTGATTGGGATTCCGTTGACACAGTGGGTTTATGGGTTAGCGATGCTATCATCCCTGTGGACATCAACAGTTACCTGGCGCGGTGTCAGCTATCGCGTTAAAGGGCCTTGGAATATCCGCTTAGTGGAATATCGCCCTTATCAATGGTTGGATCAGCCTATTAATAGCAAGGTTTCTCTTTGAATTAAATCGCTAAATATCAACTAGGGCATGAAAGTTATTACACTAAACATTCCCTAGTCTTCAAATTATATTATCTTATATTTAGTAGAACTATATTAGCTATAACCCTTGTAAAAAGATACGTTTTTACTTGTTGATTATCAAAATGTATTTACATTTTTAGCAAGGGTTTAGACAAATATATTAAGGGGAATTTTGACTCAATACGGTTCAGTTAAGAAGAATAGTAGGTTGGGTTGAGCTTAAGCGTTACCCAACAAAGCCTTGATAATGTTGAGTTACCCTGCGGGAAGCAAGCTACGTTCCTCAACCCAACCTACGCCAGTTGTAGTTTTTAGCCTTAACTGAACCGTCTTGAATTTTGACTTAGTATTTTGGATGTTTTGATAGTTTCAAGTTAGTTTTATAAACATCCACTTCAAAATCGAAAATTTCAGCTATTTGACAATGCGTAAATCCTTAGTCTAACTGTATTGGTGGGAATTTCTGAGCCAGATAATCAGGATGTTCATGAAACATTTGCTGCGTAAATCCTAAGTTAAAAACCAGCAATTTTGTGAAATATTCCCCTTTATTATGACTAAGCAAAAACTTCGCATTGCACTGTTTACAGGGTTGTACGCTCCTTTCTTAACTGGTGTTTCCGTTGCAGTTCACCAACGAGTTCGTTGGTTACTAGAGCAGGGACATGAGGTTTTTCTAATCCATCCGCAAATCAACGATCGCTACCCCAAAAATGTTGGCGATCGCCCCATGCCAGGTTTGGAGGAAATTCAGTCTTTCCCCAATTTCTCTGCTTACGCATTCCCCACAGAACCGCTGCTATTCTATAAGTCTCTTCCTCAACCGTTGAACTATCGGTATTGGAGTGATACCAAGTTGCTGGAGGAATTCAAACCCGATATTATCGTAGTTGAAGAAGCAGCACAAATGAGAGGTTTGTACTCATTTTTCTTGCAAGGTTATGGTCGCCCTATCGGCACTCAATACGCAAAACGAACAGGCACGCCAATAATATCACTCTTCCATACAGATATCGTTGCCTATATCAAATATTACTTTGGAGACCGATTCTTCAATTTGGTTCGTCCCATCGTTCCCATTTTAGTTAAGCAATTTAGTGAGTCTTATGACTTCAATTACTTCTCTTCTAAAGAGCAACTGACTAAATACGAAGAACTGAAATGCCAACGCGCTGAATACGTCGCTTATCAAGGTATCGATTGCGAAAAATTTCACCCGCGAAATATTTGTTACAACCCAATTCCCAACGATAACCGACCAACTCTGTTGTTTGTCGGACGCATCACACCCGAAAAGAATGTCAATCAATTGCTTGATATCTTTCCAATCATAGCTGCCAAAATTCCTGATGTTCATCTGGTAATTGTTGGTAGTGGCCCGCTAGATGAAGAGATCCGCGAACGTGCTAAAAAGTTTGGATCGGGCGTTACTGTATGGGGTGAGTCTCACGGTACAGAACTTCTAGGTTGGTTTGCCAGAGCGGATGTTTTTGTTAATCCCTCCGTTACCGAGAACTTCTGCACGACAAATAACGAAGCATTAGCATCTGGAACTCCTCTGGTTGCTGTTATTGCGCCGTCAACCTCAGAACAGGTATTTCCTGGTCGTAACGGCTTCCTTGCCCAACCTAACAACCCTACAGACTTCGCCCAAAAGGTAATTGCGATTCTGGAAAATCCCGATTTGAAAGCAGATATGACTAGACACGCTCGCCCCTCTATACTCGAATTTGATTGGTCAGCGTGTATGCAGAAATTTGAACACAAACTCTACCAAATCATTGAAGGAGCGCAGAAGGTTGAGGTAAGTACAAGCAGTATAAGAGGATAACAATCACAAACAGATCGCTAGTATTTACAGTACTAGCGATCGCTACTGCAACTTTTTGCACCAACGAGTTTTAGGATTATTAAACACATCCGACTTGCATTCTTGTCGTTTTAGCTAGCAGAAGTTGTGAGTTAATGATTTATCGAGGTCTTTATCTCTTTATCATTAAATGCGATCGCCTTTCAAAATCAGTCAAGTGGGGTTGTAACTATGTTATTAGACCTCCAGCTTGAAAAATCTGTTCGACGGTTAAATTCAATTCCGGGAAAGTAGGTGAGATAATGCTTATACCGCTACAGGCATCGCTACCTCGAAACTGCCTGACTTGGTATTCTCCTTCAACTAACGAGTAAATCCAGATAGTTGGTTGTTTAGGATTGCCTATAAACCGCTTACCACCTAAAGCTGCATAATCTATAATCCAGTATTCAGGAATGCCTACTGCCTCATAGTCTGCCACTTTTTTTAAATAATCATCTCTCCAGTTAGTACTAACTACCTCAACTACTAAAGGAATTGATGCTGCTTGGCTAATAGTTGATTCTTTTTTCCACAGAGGCTCATTTACTAAATTAGTCCGATTTAATATCAGCACATCTGGAGAATAAGCTGATTGACCTTCCAATGGTTTAATAAACGCTGTTTTAGGAATGAAGTAGGGAAGTTTTAGCCTCTTAATTTCGGCAGATATTTCTAGTACCAAAAATCCAACGACCTCTTCATGGTCGCCTTTTGGTGGTGCTATCTCAACAATTACTCCATCATGCAGTTCATAACGTTGTTGCGAATTTTCTGGATACCAAGCGATGAATTCATCGAATGTTACTAGTTTACGTAAGGCTTGAATCATAATTGATCGCCCTCAGCACTTGGTTTCGGTCATGCCGCACCCTTGCCTCTATCAGTTGGAAGAGGCTACTGACGTGCGGTTTCTAATTCTACAATTCATGCAAGCTGATTTTACCAACCCGCCACCCATGCAAGATTGGCATAGTAAACAATCCCCATGCCAAACCTGTAATCAACCCAAAAGGCGTAACCAGATAATTATTAAAACTCCACAAACCGAAAACCTGTGCTGCCAATTCCAAAGGATAAGCCATCATTAGCACACTAGCTAGTGCCGCACCACTCCAGCCATACTGACTTAACCAGTAAAATCCCTTACCACCAGTTACGCCATACAGCAGACGAGTAATCAGCAAACCCGTGACAGTGCCGTAGCAGCGCATACACACAGCCATAATAAACGGTGGTGCTAAATCTAACCCCATATCTGGTTGCGGACAGACATGATTACCCATGAAATAAATGATGTCCGCAATTCCAGGAAGCAAAGACACTCCAGACGCAGCCAAAAAGGGAGCGATAGGCGGGCCAAACACCATCCCTACCAACAAGAAATCAGCGATAAAACTGACCCAATTAATCTGCAACTCTTCACTGAAAGCTACTCTTGTCATTTCTCTTTGTCTGCGTCTTTGCGTCTACGTTTTCTTAACCTACCTTATTTACATAAGGACTTGTCAACTTATCCAACTGCTGAATCAACAGACTGAGGAATAATCCCACATCTGTCACCACACCCACTGATTCTACAGAACCGCGATCGCTTAACTTAGTCACTACAGCTGGATTAATATCCACACATACCATTTTCACACCAGCCGGGGTCATATTCCCCACGCCAATGGAGTGCAGCATCGATGACAACATCAAAATCATCTCTGCACCTTCTAGGTGTTTGGCATATTCCTCCTGTGCTTGAATCAAATCCATTACGGTATCAGGCAAAGGCCCGTCATCCCGAATCGATCCCGCAAGCACAAAAGGTACATTATTGTGGACACATTCATACATCACGCCACTTTTAATTGCTCCCGCTTCCACAGCTTTGGGAATGCTGCCATAACGGCGGATACTATTAATTACCTTCAGGTGATGGCGGTGTCCACCACGGACGGCGACACCCCGCTTCATGTCTACACCCAAGGAAGTGCCCATGATATTTTGCTCGATGTCGTGAACTGCGATCGCATTCCCACCCAGCAACGCCTGTACATATCCTTCCCGAACCAGTTGCGCCAAGTGTTCGCCGCCACCAGTGTGAATTACCACTGGCCCAGCC
This portion of the Nostoc sp. GT001 genome encodes:
- a CDS encoding glycosyltransferase produces the protein MTKQKLRIALFTGLYAPFLTGVSVAVHQRVRWLLEQGHEVFLIHPQINDRYPKNVGDRPMPGLEEIQSFPNFSAYAFPTEPLLFYKSLPQPLNYRYWSDTKLLEEFKPDIIVVEEAAQMRGLYSFFLQGYGRPIGTQYAKRTGTPIISLFHTDIVAYIKYYFGDRFFNLVRPIVPILVKQFSESYDFNYFSSKEQLTKYEELKCQRAEYVAYQGIDCEKFHPRNICYNPIPNDNRPTLLFVGRITPEKNVNQLLDIFPIIAAKIPDVHLVIVGSGPLDEEIRERAKKFGSGVTVWGESHGTELLGWFARADVFVNPSVTENFCTTNNEALASGTPLVAVIAPSTSEQVFPGRNGFLAQPNNPTDFAQKVIAILENPDLKADMTRHARPSILEFDWSACMQKFEHKLYQIIEGAQKVEVSTSSIRG
- a CDS encoding Uma2 family endonuclease translates to MIQALRKLVTFDEFIAWYPENSQQRYELHDGVIVEIAPPKGDHEEVVGFLVLEISAEIKRLKLPYFIPKTAFIKPLEGQSAYSPDVLILNRTNLVNEPLWKKESTISQAASIPLVVEVVSTNWRDDYLKKVADYEAVGIPEYWIIDYAALGGKRFIGNPKQPTIWIYSLVEGEYQVRQFRGSDACSGISIISPTFPELNLTVEQIFQAGGLIT
- a CDS encoding DUF2085 domain-containing protein encodes the protein MTRVAFSEELQINWVSFIADFLLVGMVFGPPIAPFLAASGVSLLPGIADIIYFMGNHVCPQPDMGLDLAPPFIMAVCMRCYGTVTGLLITRLLYGVTGGKGFYWLSQYGWSGAALASVLMMAYPLELAAQVFGLWSFNNYLVTPFGLITGLAWGLFTMPILHGWRVGKISLHEL